Proteins encoded within one genomic window of Arachis ipaensis cultivar K30076 chromosome B08, Araip1.1, whole genome shotgun sequence:
- the LOC107612934 gene encoding DNA-directed RNA polymerase V subunit 7 yields MFLKVQLQWNVIIAAENAQPESLMLQRAIIIRLLSDFAAKKASKDLGYFLAVTVLERIGEGKVRQHTGDVLFPVVFNALTFKIFKGEVLEGVVHKVLKHGVFMRCGPIENAYLSNLKMPDYRYVPGENPCFMNAKMSKISKDDRVRFMVIGTKWLEAEREFQALVSLEGDYLGPVSTLDV; encoded by the coding sequence ATGTTTCTCAAAGTGCAGCTTCAATGGAATGTCATAATTGCTGCAGAAAACGCGCAACCAGAAAGCCTGATGCTTCAGAGGGCAATAATCATTCGTCTTCTGAGTGACTTTGCTGCAAAGAAGGCTTCGAAAGATCTTGGATACTTTCTTGCAGTCACAGTACTGGAGAGAATTGGCGAAGGAAAAGTTAGACAACACACCGGGGATGTACTCTTCCCAGTTGTCTTCAATGCCCTTACCTTCAAGATTTTCAAGGGTGAGGTTCTAGAAGGTGTGGTCCACAAGGTTCTGAAGCATGGTGTCTTCATGAGATGTGGTCCTATTGAGAATGCCTATCTGTCGAATTTGAAGATGCCGGATTACCGATATGTTCCTGGTGAGAATCCCTGCTTCATGAATGCCAAAATGTCCAAGATCAGCAAAGATGATAGGGTTCGCTTTATGGTGATTGGTACTAAGTGGCTGGAAGCAGAGAGGGAGTTTCAGGCACTGGTTAGTCTGGAAGGCGACTACCTAGGACCAGTTTCGACTCTTGATGTGTAG
- the LOC107612935 gene encoding double-strand break repair protein MRE11, with protein sequence MAEAESELSNTVRILVATDCHLGYMEKDEIRRHDSFKAFEEICSIAEQKRVDFLLLAGDLFHENKPSRSTLVKAIEILRRHCLNDNPVPFQVVSDQTLNFRGRFGHVNYEDPHFNVGLPVFTIHGNHDDPAGVDNLSAVDILSACNLVNYFGKTVLGGSGVGQITLHPILIKKGSTAVALYGLGNIRDERLNRMFQTPHAVQWIRPESQEGCQVSDWFNILVLHQNRVKTNPKNAINEHFLPRFLDFIVWGHEHECLVDPQEVPGMGFHISQPGSSVATSLIDGESKPKHVLLLEIKGNQYRPTKIPLMSVRPFEYTEVILKDEADIDPNDQNSILEHLDKVVVKLIEKSRKKAVNRDELKLPLIRIKVDYSGFMTINPQRFGQKYVGKVANPQDILIFSKATRKAKGEGKIDDSERLRPEELNQQNIEALVAENNLKMEILPVNDLDIALHNFVNKDDKNAFYVCVQSNINETRNKIAKDSNTMNFDEEDLIVKVGECLEERVKQRSTQSKEPTQFTYADQSMEDFQGRSTSGIGPAVSFSDDDDTMQISTSKPSTRGRKGSSGASQNPTRGRGRGRGRGSSTMKQTTLDGAFRSSQRSASVAAATALQSAADDGDNLDSASSDSLENESNLPGRKRAAPRGRGRGSTQSSKRGRKSDNSTIHRMLMNNDDDDDDDDDDARKRLNKPRVTKNYGALRR encoded by the exons atggCGGAGGCAGAGTCGGAGTTATCGAACACGGTGCGCATACTTGTGGCGACGGACTGCCATCTCGGGTACATGGAGAAGGACGAGATACGGCGGCACGACTCCTTCAAAGCCTTCGAGGAGATTTGTTCAATAGCCGAACAAAAGCGCGTCGACTTCCTCCTCCTCGCCGGAGACCTCTTCCACGAGAACAAGCCTTCTCGCTCCACGCTCGTCAAGGCCATCGAGATCCTCCGCCGCCACTGCCTCAACGATAATCCCGTCCCCTTCCAAGTCGTCAGCGACCAGACCCTCAACTTCC GGGGCAGGTTTGGTCATGTGAATTATGAAGATCCTCACTTCAACGTTGGTTTGCCTGTATTCACCATTCATGGGAATCATGACGATCCTGCAGGCGTG GACAACCTTTCTGCAGTTGATATTCTCTCAGCATGTAATCTAGTCAACTACTTTGGTAAAACAGTTCTTGGAGGTTCTGGTGTTGGTCAGATCACTCTCCACCCTATTCTTATCAAGAAG GGTTCAACAGCTGTAGCTTTGTATGGCCTGGGCAACATTAGAGATGAAAGACTTAATAGGATGTTTCAA ACGCCACATGCTGTGCAATGGATTCGACCTGAATCTCAGGAAGGATGCCAAGTCTCTGATTGGTTCAACATTCTGGTTCTTCATCAGAACAG GGTGAAAACAAATCcaaaaaatgcaataaatgagCACTTTTTGCCTCGTTTCCTAGACTTCATTGTGTGGGGACATGAGCATGAATGTTTGGTTGATCCGCAG GAAGTTCCAGGGATGGGATTTCACATTTCACAACCTGGGTCATCAGTTGCCACATCACTTATTGATGGAGAATCTAAGCCAAAGCATGTACTTCTTCTGGAAATTAAG GGGAATCAGTATCGTCCAACTAAGATACCTTTGATGTCTGTGAGGCCTTTTGAGTATACAGAG GTAATACTAAAAGATGAAGCTGATATTGATCCCAATGATCAAAATTCAATTCTTGAACACTTGGACAAAGTG GTGGTGAAGCTGATAGAGAAATCTAGGAAGAAGGCTGTCAACAGGGATGAACTCAAGCTTCCATTAATACGTATCAAG GTAGATTACTCTGGATTTATGACTATAAATCCTCAAAGATTTGGGCAGAAATATGTGGGGAAG GTTGCAAACCCACAAGATATTCTTATATTCTCAAAGGCTACAAGAAAGGCAAAGGGTGAAG GTAAAATTGATGATTCGGAACGACTTCGTCCAGAAGAATTAAATCAACAGAACATAGAAGCTTTGGTTGCTGAAAATAATCTG AAAATGGAGATACTTCCTGTCAATGATTTGGATATTGCATTACACAATTTTGTGAACAAGGATGACAAAAATGCATTTTATGTGTGTGTACAAAGCAATATTAACGAAACAAGA AACAAAATTGCTAAGGATTCAAATACCATGAATTTCGATGAGGAAGATTTAATTGTTAAAGTTGGAGAGTGCTTAGAG GAACGTGTCAAACAAAGATCCACCCAATCTAAGGAACCCACACAGTTCACTTATGCTGATCAGTCAATGGAG GATTTTCAAGGCAGAAGCACCTCTGGAATTGGACCTGCAGTTTCCTTTAGTGATGATGACGATACCATGCAAATATCCACCTCAAAGCCAAGTACCAGAGGTAGGAAAGGGTCCTCTGGTGCTTCTCAAAATCCAACAAGAGGGAGGggcagaggcagaggcagaggtTCTAGCACGATGAAACAGACAACTCTTGATGGAGCATTTCGCTCATCTCAAAG GTCTGCATCAGTTGCTGCTGCAACTGCACTCCAAAGTGCAGCTGATGATGGGGACAATTTGGACTCTGCTTCAAGCGACAGTTTG GAAAATGAATCCAATCTACCCGGAAGAAAAAGGGCTGCTCCAAGGGGTAGAGGTAGAGGATCTACACAGTCATCTAAACGTGGAAGGAAATCAGATAATTCGACAATCCATAGAATGCTCAtgaacaatgatgatgatgatgacgacgacgACGATGATGCCAGAAAGAGATTAAATAAGCCTCGG GTGACTAAAAACTATGGAGCTCTAAGAAGGTGA